The genomic DNA GGAGACTGCTTCTGGTGAGACATCCCCTTGTTCTCTTGTTGACCTGATGATCCCATTTTGTCGAGGAGTTTAGCTGCTCTTGGATCAGCCAGAAGTGTCTTCTGGAATGACTGTGAGAAGCCTGTGGCGATTATTGTTACATGAATCTCTCCGGTGTAGCGATCATCCACAACCGCTCCAAATATGATGTTGGCTGATGGGTCTGCCAAACTCGTCACGACCtgcaaaaaaaaccctaaaacatgaGAAGACTGTGCCTTATATTACGGTATATACCACCAAAGCCGAGTAAACCAACACAAAGTTACCGCACCTCTGATACTCTGTTTACTTCTAGCAAAGTTAAATCTTTTCCACCAGTGATGTTGTAGACGACACCAGTAGCTGACTGTATTGATGATCCAATCAATGGAGCCAAAGTCGCTTGTTCAGCTGCTTCTTCTGCTCGGTTCTTGCTGGAAGAAACACCTACCCCGAGCATAGCGGTTCCAGAATCTTTCATAACTGCCTTCACATCCGCAAAATCTACATTGACCAGTCCAGGTATCTGAAATAGAATAATAGATACTGTTCCATCAGGTTCTTCCTTTGGGGATTAATCAATGAGCAATTATCAACCAACCAACTTGTTAcgctttataaaaaatacacagACTCACAGTAATAATATCTGAGATGCCTTGAACTCCTTGGCGTAAAACATCATCAGCAAGAAGGAAAGCGTCCTGAAGTGGTGTCTGTTCATCAGCAATATCTAGCAGACGATCATTTGGAATCACAATAAGGGTATCGACATTCTTTTGCAGCTTTTCAATAGCTTCCAGTGCCTAgaaaaaataaccaaattagACATGGATCCATAACAACACTTAAAAGACTTAAACCAATTTCATCAAGAAACAGTGTCAAACACACATTACCTGCAAAGATCTTTTACGTCCTTCGAAGCTAAACGGATAAGTAACAACACCAACAGTCAAATAACCAGCATCTTTCGATATCTGAGCTACCACAGGTGCAGCACCAGACCCTGTTCCACCACCCATACCAGCAGTTATGAAAACAAGGTCTGATCCTTTAAGAGCATTGGCAATTGCATCTTTTGATTCTTCTGCAGCTTGTTCTCCAAGTAGCGGGTTTCCACCAGTACCTATATAAAAATCAAGTAACAG from Camelina sativa cultivar DH55 chromosome 2, Cs, whole genome shotgun sequence includes the following:
- the LOC104731620 gene encoding cell division protein FtsZ homolog 1, chloroplastic-like → MAIIPLAQINELTISSSSSSFLAKSISRSLHSSCVCPTSTRISKFGGGCSKRRSISTRGLRCSFSPMESARIKVIGVGGGGNNAVNRMISSGLQSVDFYAINTDSQALIQSSADNPLQIGELLTRGLGTGGNPLLGEQAAEESKDAIANALKGSDLVFITAGMGGGTGSGAAPVVAQISKDAGYLTVGVVTYPFSFEGRKRSLQALEAIEKLQKNVDTLIVIPNDRLLDIADEQTPLQDAFLLADDVLRQGVQGISDIITIPGLVNVDFADVKAVMKDSGTAMLGVGVSSSKNRAEEAAEQATLAPLIGSSIQSATGVVYNITGGKDLTLLEVNRVSEVVTSLADPSANIIFGAVVDDRYTGEIHVTIIATGFSQSFQKTLLADPRAAKLLDKMGSSGQQENKGMSHQKQSPATISTKSSSPRRLFF